tcagttTATTGCACGTGCATTGCATGAACTAAAATACTATAATTAACCGACATATTAAATGCAAATACATTTACAAAATATGTTTTGATAATATTTATCATTAATCTTAACTTTATTTCCAATTAACTAGTCTAAGATATAAATATTTATCATAGCATGTTGATGTTGATCCTGGGTGTGGGCTATGTGCAGCCGTTAGCGAGACGGAGGACCACCTGTTCATGTCTTGTCCCTTCGCTCGCCAGGTTTGGTTTGCTTCCTCGATGTCCCTTCGCGTGGATTCTTTCCCCAACTTTGCAGAATTCTGGCTTGCGGTTTGTGAAATGGATGACAGTGAAAGCTTGGCTCTGGTTCAGACCTTTGTGTATGCTATCTGGGAAGCACGAAACCGGGTTGTGTTTCAGCAGGGAGAGACCTCTGTTGCGCTTGTTCTACGGCGAGTTGCAGATCTGCATGGTCACGTCCGAGAGCCAATGGAGGGCCAGCGAATGCGACAAGCACAACTCAAAGCCACTTGGTGTCGACCAGCTCGAGGTATCATCAAATGTAATTTCGATGCTTCTTTTCGTGATGGTGGAATTGCAGGCCTGGGCATGGTTGCCCGCAACTGTGATGGCGAGGTGATGGCTTCCGCTTGTTCATCCCCAGTTTCCATAAGCTCTCCTCTCCTAGCTGAAGCTTTGGGGTTGCGGTGGACAATGCAGCTAGCTACTGACTTGGGCTTTCGCCGGATTACTCTTGAAACAAATTGTTTGCAGCTTTTTAATACTTGGAGATCACAGGAGGAGGGACGCTCTTATTTGAGTTCCATTATTAGTGATTGTCGCATTTTAATTTCAGCATTTGACTATGTTTCAGTTTCTTTTGTTCGACGCACGGGTAATACTGTTGCGGATTTCCTAGCTAGGAACTCAGATACTTATGCCAATAtggtttgggtagaagaggtTCCATTAACAGTAGTTTCTTTGATTGATGCAGATGTAATGAACTCTTTGCCTTCTGGCTTTTAATAGATTTGatgttgaatttcaaaaaaaaaaaaaaaaaaaaacatgaaaaaccctagtaatgttttttatttcttaatttatgaTATGGTTATCATCAAAAAGCGATCTAACCCGATATTGATTATTTTGCAGGAGACAAATTTGAATGAGGCAAGAACTGGAAACTTCGAGAGCTGGGCATGTTCATTATAGATGGCTTGTTAGTCCGTTCCAGTAGTGGATGCGGTCGGTGGCCTTGCGTGCTCTTGGTGAAAGTTCGCTTTCAGGTTGATCTGGTGTggtattgttgttgttgttgttatggtTGTTATCCAGTTCTTAAGCagtatgttgttgttgtttgccTAGTGGATGGCCTTGCTTTGCCCTGGCTTTCATCCTTCATAATGTTTTTTCAGTCTTGGCATGCCATTTTTGGCTGCCCAATCTTCTCGTCCAGACTTTATGGCTGCTGGTTATTTTTGTGCTTTTGGCTTAGTGATCGTGTGTTGTTGTTGCTGAAATacaacacaagaaagggggttttgaattgtgttcttgtaaaacttgatttttcaaacgattataagtttttaaaaacattttcgCAATCGTTTGGTGCAGCAGATAAGTGTTTAAAATGATAAACGATAAAAACACAACAATATATTATGGCTCACCCACAAACGATGGGGCTGCGCCCAGTCCTTGACTTAACCAAAATTTCACtaaacaagtattagacaggacttcttctagaccaagtattagacaggacttctcccagCCAAGTATTAtgcaggacttctcctaaccaAGTGTTAGACATgacttctctcaaccaaaaattcTAAGGACTCTTTCTTTACAaagtattgttcaggacttctcctaagatATTTTTCAAGATCGTTTGACTCTACAAGATTCTCTTCTTACAAGAGGGATAGTAGAA
This portion of the Lotus japonicus ecotype B-129 chromosome 3, LjGifu_v1.2 genome encodes:
- the LOC130744783 gene encoding uncharacterized protein LOC130744783 is translated as MSLRVDSFPNFAEFWLAVCEMDDSESLALVQTFVYAIWEARNRVVFQQGETSVALVLRRVADLHGHVREPMEGQRMRQAQLKATWCRPARGIIKCNFDASFRDGGIAGLGMVARNCDGEVMASACSSPVSISSPLLAEALGLRWTMQLATDLGFRRITLETNCLQLFNTWRSQEEGRSYLSSIISDCRILISAFDYVSVSFVRRTGNTVADFLARNSDTYANMVWVEEVPLTVVSLIDADVMNSLPSGF